The following coding sequences lie in one Lolium perenne isolate Kyuss_39 chromosome 2, Kyuss_2.0, whole genome shotgun sequence genomic window:
- the LOC127331911 gene encoding peroxidase 2-like has translation MASEKLAALALLLALLGCVARSCQASYGYPYPLSAPTKSTRPAASALSYAYYYKTCKGAEKIVRDVVQAEIKRNRGIGAGLIRLFFHDCFVQGCDASVLLDKTQANEQTEKFGLPNIGSLRGFEVIDKIKTKLEAKCKGVVSCADIVAYAGRDATYFLSNKKVYFEMPAGRYDGRISSANETLFNLPPPFADVTVLEAMFAAKGLTLDEMVTLSGAHTVGISHCSSFGDRLPRNASDPMAMNSRFAKSVTRKCKSGSSTVDQDIYTPNALDNRYYKNVLNHEVLFTSDAALESSKTKYLVKQNLKPYVWEAKFKQAMRKMGGIGVKTRTNGEIRRNCRLIN, from the exons ATGGCTAGTGAAAAGCTTGCCGCCTTGGCTCTGCTGCTAGCATTGCTTGGTTGTGTGGCCCGCTCATGCCAAGCGAGCTACGGGTATCCCTACCCATTGTCGGCGCCCACAAAGAGCACTCGTCCTGCTGCCTCGGCACTCAGCTACGCTTACTACTACAAGACTTGCAAAGGAGCAGAGAAGATCGTAAGGGACGTTGTGCAAGCGGAGATAAAACGCAACCGCGGCATCGGTGCTGGGCTCATCCGTCTCTTCTTCCACGACTGTTTTGTCCAG GGTTGCGATGCATCGGTTCTCCTCGACAAGACACAGGCCAATGAACAAACGGAAAAGTTCGGCCTCCCTAACATAGGCAGCCTTCGCGGGTTCGAAGTGATCGACAAGATCAAGACTAAGCTTGAGGCCAAGTGCAAGGGCGTCGTCTCTTGCGCCGACATTGTCGCCTATGCTGGACGTGATGCTACCTACTTCCTCAGCAATAAGAAGGTATACTTTGAAATGCCAGCCGGCCGCTACGACGGGCGCATCTCTTCTGCGAACGAGACCCTCTTCAACCTGCCCCCTCCTTTCGCCGATGTCACGGTGCTCGAGGCTATGTTTGCAGCCAAGGGTCTCACCCTTGATGAGATGGTTACCCTATCCGGGGCGCACACTGTTGGGATCTCCCATTGTTCATCCTTTGGTGACCGTCTCCCGCGCAACGCCTCGGACCCAATGGCCATGAACTCTAGGTTTGCCAAATCGGTGACAAGGAAGTGCAAGAGTGGTAGCTCTACGGTGGATCAGGACATATATACCCCTAATGCCCTGGACAACCGTTACTACAAGAACGTTTTGAACCATGAAGTGTTGTTCACATCAGACGCCGCACTCGAGTCATCCAAGACAAAGtatttggtcaaacaaaatttaaAGCCTTATGTGTGGGAGGCAAAGTTCAAGCAAGCCATGAGAAAGATGGGTGGCATCGGGGTGAAGACCCGCACTAATGGGGAGATCAGAAGAAACTGTCGCCTAATCAACTAG